The nucleotide sequence TGCTTGATTAATGCTCTTACTTTCCTTAACCGTTCAATGCAAAAAGAGTTGATGACAAACATTAATTCCCTACTGAAATATTACTCAATATCATCGGAAAATGACATAAATTTggttgaaaatttaatttttcgAATCAAATTACTATCCTTGAAGATGATTACCGAATTGGATCAGCAACATAGTTTATTCGGatccatttcaaaatcgGTTCCTTACAGTGTCTTCAAGCAATTTCTAACCATGTTGAAGAACTCTTTTAAAGGAGATTATTCAAGTTCTTGCTATCTTTACAAGATTAAATGGCAAGATATAATTGAGAAGTATAAAAGATATAAAATTCTACTAGAAATAGGTATGAAGGAAGATGATGCTAAACTGTGCCTAGAAATAAATTGTGGAGATTTCCCTGATAGAGATTTCGAATATCTACTACCTGGTCAATATGAATCACTGGAAAGGCTTGTTCCTGACTTACAATCTAAGAGCCGACCAACATTGGAATGTGTGGATGACATTGAGACCCGTGAACTGAATGAATTAAGGTTGAAATTCTATAATGATAGCTTGCCacaaaagatatttaaTGTTCTTCCTTTCTACCCAAAGTTGGTGAACGCATTCGCGCGAATGTTGTTGCAACTATTTGAATGCTATAGTGAAACTGGCTCAAAATTTGCCAAGAATATTCTATTGAAAATCCAGGAAACTGATATTGCCGATAGTGATACATTGTCGTCTTATATACACCTGTTGGGTATATTCTTGAACGAGAATAAGATATATGAACAATCGGAAGACCTCATagtattatttttgaattatctAGTGCAGTACTTGAAACCTGAACACATTAATACGCCGTGGTTTTCCAAAGCATTATTCGTTTATGAGATTATTTTAACGAAATCTGAATTGCCAACATTTGAGAAAATAGGGTCGTTTGTCAAATTAGCTTTAGATCCTGAAACTCCTACTCCGATCTATAAAATACCAGAGATCATAACAGAACGAGTATTTGATACGTTGGTGAGAGTTAGCGAAATAACGAATTTTTACTCTGCTTTGGCGGAATGTCGTATTTTGTTGATCTATGCTAGAAACGAAGAATACGCAAATGAAATTGCAAGATCTGgtatatttaataaattattaaaagtTATTGGCTCTTATCAAAAATCGGATAAGATTAACTTTTTAGAATCGTCCTTCCTTTTATTAGCTCGTAGGTGCTTCGAAACTACTGACATAGTGACTGAACTTATTCGCtatgaaattaatagaaGCTTTGCCCCAAGGCAATTGAATTCAGAAGCAAGTCGCGAAGTGTACTTGGATGCTTTACTTGAAAGTAAGCCACATATATTTATGAGGAACCCAGCGAAGTTTGTAGAGGTTTTGTCTGAGGTTGCTCgttttgatgattttgacGAAGATGGAGAACTAATGGGATATACCATGGTTAGACAAAAAACAAGTAAGGATCCGAAACTTACAAATTCGAAAACAGAAGATGACCTACCAACCGATACTCCACAAAGAAGCGGTATTATTCATCTATTATTATCACAACTAATGGCTGCATCAGAAAAGGACTGGCAATCAGAGCCAGCTTCTCAGGACCAAAGTCACAATTCTCACAAAAGAAAACCAGAAAAAATTGACCCTCGGAAAAATCCAGTCTGTGCCTATATGAtgtttcttcttaaaaTACTTGTTGAACTGGTAAGTAGCTACAAACATTGCAAGTTCGAATTTCTGACCTTTGATAAAAGAAACACGTATAGCGAACGAATTCGCCCAAGAAGTACTgcattaaattttttcctttacaaattattagaaaagaCTGATGATCATCATGATGATAGATATGCTTCGAAAAGAAGGGAAGTCATCGGCTCGCTCTCTAGAGCAGTAATAGTTGGTTTTATTTCAACCGTTCAAAACAGTGAACATCAAGAAGTAAGCTTAAAGGATATTGACCCCGATATGTCATTTATTAGACGATTTACGACAGAAGTAATGATAAAAGCTCTAAAAACTTGTAGTTCCTCTTCCGCGTTAGTTGAGACTAATGTTAATAAGTTAGATGCATGGTTTAAAACAATTCGGTCTATGCTTTACATACAGGCACCTTATGTGAGGGCAGTTTTAGACTCAAATAAGGTACGCAGTGATAGATATCAGGTGTGTAAAATGATGCTCGATTTGAACGTTCCAGCAGCAATAACAGACTCGATAGAGTCTTTAGATCTGAATTATCCATCGAGCAAGCGTCTTTTTAACAATGCAGTTGAGGCATTAAATGCTATTAACTCAACTAGGATTGACTTTGCTGAACACTTCCAACTGGAAAATGACGAGGACGAGGATGACGTCGATGATGAGTCTGATAAGGAAGAACCTTCGAATATGTTTAGAAATTCTGCTCTCGGTATGTACGatgttgatgatattgaagaagacgacgaagaagatgaggatTCACTAATTGGGGATGGAGATGCCATCGCATATGTagatggtgatgatggCGGATTTGAGGTCATTTTTACAGATGAAGAGAGAAGTGATCATGATCATTTATCATCTGGGAGTGAATCTGAAAGTGATAGTGACtctattaatgaagaagattacTCCTCGACCGGTATGTCAATAGacataaatgaaaatggaagCTATGGTGAGCACTCAGATAACGATGGGTTTTCTGATAATAGCTCTTTTACCTCGTCTGGTTCAGGTgacaatattgaaataattgatgttgatgaagatgattacGAATCTGGTCTCGATGTAGATTTAAGTGATTATAATGTAGACGAATCGGACTGGGACTCAGGTCTTTCAGATTTATCTTCGTTTGGGGAAAGGGACAGTGAggacgatgatgaagattcCCAACGTTCTGAAAGGACTGGTCCAACCCCCTCAATTCATGGGCATCGATGGACGCTAACAGATGATGTAGACATATCCGATGAAGAATCCGATGAAGAATCAAGGGGAGTATTTCAAGGAATTGAACATATTTTCGATACAGATCAACAGAGTTTACTTAGAGTGGCTGAAAGTTTAACACAACATAACCGCCATTCATTATTACGTGACTCTCAGAGATCTCACCACCCTCATGCTCGGTCTTCATTATCCATATTAGGGGGTAGCAATAGACGCCTCCAAAATACTCTCATTAACCCATTGGGACCATCAGGTCTTGAACAAGTGGAGAATGATATGTCCGCGCAATTAACAAGCGTTGGATCAGGTATACACCCGAGAACCGAACGAACTCACTTTGCCGATGTACTCTTTTCAGGAGAAACGTTGGACGATAGGATAGTTGATGGCATTGttttaaaatcatcaatagCCAGATGGAAAGATATTTACGACATGTTTTATGAGACCAGAAACTATAGTGCATATCTCCTTCCTACAATTATTAACAAACTATACACTAAGAGCTTAAATTTCCATCATGAATTAGACACTGAATCCCAGTCGAGCCAAGAGAAAGTCGATCAACCTGACCGTACAAGATCGGTAACATGGCAGCAACCGACCGCAAATGGCGCTATAGAACCTGAAGCGGTAGTTGCTAATGAAGAACATATGGAATCAGATGAACATGATCCAGTTTATGTTAATATCGAAGGTACGGATGTTGATATTGGTGGTACTGATATAGATCCTGAATTTCTCAGTGCATTACCAGAAGAGATAAGAGCTGAAGTCTTTACCCAACATGTCCTGGAACGCAGATCTCAGGCAGTAAATCATGAAATACATTCTCGAGAGATCGCCCCTGATTTCCTTAATGCCATCCCGGAAGATATTAGAAACGAGATAGTTAGCCAAGAGATGGTACATCCACATTTTAATGTGCAGGACACTACGCACAGTCATACTGACAATGTAGATGAGTCCTTAAATACGTCACATGGCCAAATTCCAGAAACTATTAATGCTAGTGGTAACCCTCTGGTTCCTATCattaagaataagaagCCTTCACAGCCCTTATATTTCGCACCAATGCTTGATCGTTCTGGTATTGCAGCTCTAATGAAATCTTTGTTTATTTCGCAGCCTTATATTCAACGAGAGGTGTATCATGAACTTTTCCTCCGTTTATGCTGTAGTAAACAAAATAGGAATGACATAGTGAATATGCTCCTATTTATACTAACAGAGGGTATTAATGACCAACATTCTTTGGAAAGGGTTTACTCTTCAATATCTATAAAAGCTCATGGTAATGGGAAATTACAGGGATTGCCTGTGGTTCACCGTCAATTGCCAGCAGATTGTACTCCTTTAACGGTAGCGAATCAGACAATCGAGATCCTGCATCATTTACTTGATGGAAATCCGATCCTAAGGTACTTCTTCATTACTGAGCACGAAAGCCTATTAGTTAATAAATCACTatcaaaaaataagaagGATTTGAATACAAAATACGAAAAATGGCCAATTAAATACCTGTTTACCCTTTTGGACAAAAAGATAATTACCGATGAAACAGTTTTAATGGACTTATTGATAAAAATTCTCCAGTTGTGCACCAATCCGATTCGTAAGATTCAAAAGAACTCTAATAAGGATACATCCAAGCGAAAATTACATGTTCCTGTTATTGATGTTAAAGATTTAACTAAATTAGTTAATGTTATAAGATTGGATAGCTGCAATACGAAGGTTTTCCAACAGACGTTGAATGTAATGTACAATTTACTGTCTCTTGAAGATTCAATCCAGGCTTTCACAAACGGATCAGTTACTTTGGCAAATTCAGCGATCGAAGCTTTGGTTCCTGACCTTGACCTGCTAAATCAAGAATGTTCTACCATGGATACCacaaaagaaatatcttCGAATTTAATACAAAAATTTACTCTTCCAAGTTCAGATCAGGCGAAGCTTTTAAAGGTTTTAACCACGATTGATTATTTGTATACACACAAGAAGGAATTAAATCAAGAAAATCGGTCaatattaatcaaattGTATGATAGTATTGGCCTCGGTTCAGTCTGGTCATCATTGAGCAAATGTCTTttacaatttgaaaaagcCAAAGGATTTTCTACTTCAGCTACCATCCTTCTACCTTTAATAGAATCGCTGATGGTGGTATGTAAGCATAGTAAAGCAACTCCAGAGAAGGTAAGAAAAtacgaagaagaaaagaaactTGATTTCGCAAAGCTCTCTGTTGAAAATATGTTTTTCCCGTTCACAGATGTACATAAGAAACTTCTTAATCAAATGGTCCGCTCTAATCCAAAACTAATGAGTGGTCCGTTCGCTCTTTTAGTTAAAAACCCTAAGATTCTAGATTTTGACAACAAGagatattattttgttgcaAGACTACGTTCTGATATTAAGGAGGCACCAAAGTTACCAATCACAGTTCGCCGTGATCAAGTATTCTTAGATTCTTATCGAGCTTTGTTCTTCAAGAAAGACGAAGAGATAAAGGattcaaaattggaaataacATTTAAAGGAGAAAGTGGTGTCGATGCCGGTGGTTTGACAAGAGAGTGGTATCAAGTTCTATCAAGGCAAATGTTTAATCCGGATTATGCCTTGTTCTTACCAGTAGCGTCAGATAAAACGACTTTCCATCCAAATCGTACATCTGGAATAAACCCAGAGCATCTGTCCTTTTTCAAGTTCATTGGTATGGTTATTGGGAAGGCGATACGTGACCAATGTTTCCTTGATTGCCACTTTAGTAGAGAGGTgtataaaaatatattagGAAAGCCTGTATCCTTACGAGATATGGAGTCGTTAGATCCAGATTATTATAAATCTTTGGTTTGGATCTTGGAAAATGACATTACCgacattattgaagaaaccTTTTCTGTTGAGTTGGATGACTACGGAGAACATAAAACTATTGATTTGATCGAGAACGGTGCCAATATACCAGTAACggaagaaaataaacaagAGTATGTTAAGAAAATTGTAGAGTATAAATTGAATACGTCTGTTAAAGAGCAGATGGATAATTTCCTCAGAGGTTTTTATGCCTTAATTCCACTAAATCTAATCTCAATTTTTGATGAGCAAGAGCTAG is from Naumovozyma castellii chromosome 6, complete genome and encodes:
- the TOM1 gene encoding E3 ubiquitin-protein ligase TOM1 (ancestral locus Anc_5.576), translating into MVEVLRFDKLQREKNAATYKPLMDELTGCDLPEFLVKLESIQEWDRSRDDLFVWIPVLNRMDEILQGIIDKYKYKTTDYKKNAVKLIEMSKEDEKICLTLTQFTERLLFNSEQRNVYSSLDVMDNLLNCPNYKVKLDAMKVLAIMGERYALLNPRWENNPMLSNHNLKTKALKLALALQSSVIDDDGEHFSLVDLFLEKKKFPSKWSKFKYSYYSTKETKPHSNGGDTGESSSSLKKLVLTTEDLTSHTLQQLFDKGMAILPHEDWYEFSLKVSAAKSFSDDSSDNLELRNIIIRTKFNAIALVNTIFVPPLVSSKLFEIDPYAFNSLTDFISLTEPQIPEDLRLDALLALECISLKHVWCSDIMRNLGGNMSHGLMFQILRKLAKLLRDEKSQINEEYNVRFFYVISNIADVKMLHESLLAAGLIPALLDIISIKMNNRRRTLASATHLLESFIRNTDSTAEFISNNGFNILINSITEEVNFALEHPEFGKPPKYSIVYYSISFRQLAYIRSLLKLVCRLLKTDAGDRIRNLIDSPILVSLKQILQNRPIFGYTLITFVLDIIQIVINSEPTIFPILSEAGIISCIVDHFPDLIGPNYELFTLLPDVISALCLNNDVLETVKKNKLIDTILGKILTDKECASVLSVHEGPSEIGTAIDELGRYYPLLKDNVLDAFVNQTYSLLKVIEFQHPIIYESSKGDQFFYHSKNEEVNDMEDDADTLAFWDLESYAPILESYSCLFYGMSLDNTCLANLPEKIPFDDLLPLFAINNPTFDYVDSDTMLNFVDVLQHFDDRSKDYSFPTIMKSLSKELKALDSFLQSSNDCSFFLETDKESERMSARTVMKALGHLSTLLYIVTKVFINTQTLSEKRLVQITTFFQMEGFALIKNLRLLFQKCALEEMYISRDLPDDVRVNTMPEPFGNVPPIQIYVEKPIKERKFEKKTSTKFKNTFEVRRLTNNLQTYTSIIFRCFLKLGEGKSIDPVLHDLKTETHIFDEVVTEVLELRNAVHLMDNLAYSLVLLNFNSYIFTCPKTAVMPSDLLQTLPAVIFYQKGGYQFYADFVIDLFSKMTEIKDLTLMENIDYVKDSEEVLTLSCLINALTFLNRSMQKELMTNINSLLKYYSISSENDINLVENLIFRIKLLSLKMITELDQQHSLFGSISKSVPYSVFKQFLTMLKNSFKGDYSSSCYLYKIKWQDIIEKYKRYKILLEIGMKEDDAKLCLEINCGDFPDRDFEYLLPGQYESLERLVPDLQSKSRPTLECVDDIETRELNELRLKFYNDSLPQKIFNVLPFYPKLVNAFARMLLQLFECYSETGSKFAKNILLKIQETDIADSDTLSSYIHLLGIFLNENKIYEQSEDLIVLFLNYLVQYLKPEHINTPWFSKALFVYEIILTKSELPTFEKIGSFVKLALDPETPTPIYKIPEIITERVFDTLVRVSEITNFYSALAECRILLIYARNEEYANEIARSGIFNKLLKVIGSYQKSDKINFLESSFLLLARRCFETTDIVTELIRYEINRSFAPRQLNSEASREVYLDALLESKPHIFMRNPAKFVEVLSEVARFDDFDEDGELMGYTMVRQKTSKDPKLTNSKTEDDLPTDTPQRSGIIHLLLSQLMAASEKDWQSEPASQDQSHNSHKRKPEKIDPRKNPVCAYMMFLLKILVELVSSYKHCKFEFLTFDKRNTYSERIRPRSTALNFFLYKLLEKTDDHHDDRYASKRREVIGSLSRAVIVGFISTVQNSEHQEVSLKDIDPDMSFIRRFTTEVMIKALKTCSSSSALVETNVNKLDAWFKTIRSMLYIQAPYVRAVLDSNKVRSDRYQVCKMMLDLNVPAAITDSIESLDLNYPSSKRLFNNAVEALNAINSTRIDFAEHFQLENDEDEDDVDDESDKEEPSNMFRNSALGMYDVDDIEEDDEEDEDSLIGDGDAIAYVDGDDGGFEVIFTDEERSDHDHLSSGSESESDSDSINEEDYSSTGMSIDINENGSYGEHSDNDGFSDNSSFTSSGSGDNIEIIDVDEDDYESGLDVDLSDYNVDESDWDSGLSDLSSFGERDSEDDDEDSQRSERTGPTPSIHGHRWTLTDDVDISDEESDEESRGVFQGIEHIFDTDQQSLLRVAESLTQHNRHSLLRDSQRSHHPHARSSLSILGGSNRRLQNTLINPLGPSGLEQVENDMSAQLTSVGSGIHPRTERTHFADVLFSGETLDDRIVDGIVLKSSIARWKDIYDMFYETRNYSAYLLPTIINKLYTKSLNFHHELDTESQSSQEKVDQPDRTRSVTWQQPTANGAIEPEAVVANEEHMESDEHDPVYVNIEGTDVDIGGTDIDPEFLSALPEEIRAEVFTQHVLERRSQAVNHEIHSREIAPDFLNAIPEDIRNEIVSQEMVHPHFNVQDTTHSHTDNVDESLNTSHGQIPETINASGNPLVPIIKNKKPSQPLYFAPMLDRSGIAALMKSLFISQPYIQREVYHELFLRLCCSKQNRNDIVNMLLFILTEGINDQHSLERVYSSISIKAHGNGKLQGLPVVHRQLPADCTPLTVANQTIEILHHLLDGNPILRYFFITEHESLLVNKSLSKNKKDLNTKYEKWPIKYLFTLLDKKIITDETVLMDLLIKILQLCTNPIRKIQKNSNKDTSKRKLHVPVIDVKDLTKLVNVIRLDSCNTKVFQQTLNVMYNLLSLEDSIQAFTNGSVTLANSAIEALVPDLDLLNQECSTMDTTKEISSNLIQKFTLPSSDQAKLLKVLTTIDYLYTHKKELNQENRSILIKLYDSIGLGSVWSSLSKCLLQFEKAKGFSTSATILLPLIESLMVVCKHSKATPEKVRKYEEEKKLDFAKLSVENMFFPFTDVHKKLLNQMVRSNPKLMSGPFALLVKNPKILDFDNKRYYFVARLRSDIKEAPKLPITVRRDQVFLDSYRALFFKKDEEIKDSKLEITFKGESGVDAGGLTREWYQVLSRQMFNPDYALFLPVASDKTTFHPNRTSGINPEHLSFFKFIGMVIGKAIRDQCFLDCHFSREVYKNILGKPVSLRDMESLDPDYYKSLVWILENDITDIIEETFSVELDDYGEHKTIDLIENGANIPVTEENKQEYVKKIVEYKLNTSVKEQMDNFLRGFYALIPLNLISIFDEQELELLISGLPDIDVDDWKNNTNYVNYTISDREIGYFWRAVRSFDGEERAKLLQFVTGTSKVPLNGFKELGGVNGVCKFSIHKDYGSTERLPSSHTCFNQLNLPAYNSYETLRGSLLIAINEGHEGFGLA